The following coding sequences lie in one Oryctolagus cuniculus chromosome 7, mOryCun1.1, whole genome shotgun sequence genomic window:
- the MANEAL gene encoding glycoprotein endo-alpha-1,2-mannosidase-like protein, with the protein MARRRRRACIALFLVLLFAFGTLMGLRTLKAPDGLPALGPGLELAPFERRPEGAPAPAARAPAAPAAPPPPPPPPRPAEPGSPPGPAPAEAEPAPGRSLRVYSDLHAFYYSWYGSPRREGRYIHWDHVMVPHWDPKISASYPRGRHSPPDDLGSSFYPELGPYSSRDPDVLREHMTQLQEAAIGVLVLSWYPPGMADDNGEPSDDLVPAILDTAHQYNIQVAFHIQPYKGRDDITVHDNIKYIIDTYGSHGAFYRYKNSMGKSLPLFYIYDSYLTSPEAWAHLLTPQGPHSIRNTPYDGVFIALLVEEGHTHDILAAGFDGMYTYFASNGFSFGSSHQNWKAVKNFCDANNLMFIPSVGPGYIDTSIRPWNNHNTRNRVNGKYYETALQAALTVRPEIVSITSFNEWHEGTQIEKAIPKKTPTRLYLDYLPHQPSLYLELTRRWAEHFVKEKEQWLM; encoded by the exons ATGGCCCGGCGGCGGCGCCGCGCCTGCATCGCGCTGTTCCTGGTGCTGCTTTTCGCCTTCGGCACCCTCATGGGCCTGCGCACGCTCAAGGCTCCGGACGGACTCCCAGCGCTGGGCCCGGGCCTGGAGCTGGCGCCCTTTGAGCGGCGGCCGGAGGGGGCCCCGGCGCCCGCCGCCCGGGCCCCTGCCGCGCctgccgcgccgccgccgccgccacctccgccccgccccgcggagCCGGGCAGCCCCCCGGGGCCGGCACCCGCGGAGGCCGAGCCCGCCCCCGGGCGGAGTCTACGCGTGTACTCGGACCTACACGCCTTCTACTACTCGTGGTACGGCAGCCCGCGGCGCGAGGGCCGCTACATCCACTGGGACCACGTCATGGTGCCGCACTGGGACCCCAAAATCTCAGCCAGCTACCCTCGCGGCCGCCACAGCCCCCCGGACGACCTGGGCTCCAGCTTCTACCCGGAGTTGGGGCCCTATAGCTCCCGGGACCCCGACGTGCTGCGGGAGCACATGACCCAGCTCCAGGAGGCCGCCATCG GCGTCCTGGTCCTGTCCTGGTACCCACCTGGCATGGCTGATGATAATGGGGAACCCTCGGATGACCTGGTGCCTGCCATTCTGGACACCGCCCATCAGTACAACATCCAG GTGGCCTTCCACATCCAACCCTACAAAGGCCGGGATGACATCACTGTGCATGACAACATCAAGTACATCATTGACAC GTATGGCTCCCATGGTGCATTTTACCGCTACAAGAACAGCATGGGCAAGAGCCTCCCCCTCTTCTACATCTACGATTCCTACCTGACATCCCCAGAGGCCTGGGCCCACCTCCTGACACCACAGGGACCCCACTCAATCCGCAACACGCCCTACGACGGGGTCTTCATAGCGCTGCTGGTGGAGGAGGGCCACACCCACGACATCCTCGCCGCAGGATTTGATGGCATGTACACCTACTTCGCCTCCAACGGTTTCTCCTTTGGCTCCTCCCATCAGAACTGGAAGGCCGTGAAGAACTTTTGTGACGCTAACAACCTCATGTTTATCCCCAGCGTCGGGCCTGGCTACATTGACACCAGCATCCGGCCCTGGAATAACCACAACACACGGAACAGGGTCAACGGCAAATACTACGAGacggccctgcaggcggccctGACCGTGAGGCCCGAGATCGTCTCCATCACCTCCTTCAACGAGTGGCACGAGGGCACCCAGATTGAGAAGGCCATTCCCAAGAAGACGCCGACTCGCCTGTATTTGGACTACCTGCCTCATCAGCCCAGCCTCTACCTGGAGCTGACCCGCCGCTGGGCCGAGCACTTTGTCAAGGAAAAGGAGCAGTGGCTGATGTGA